The Musa acuminata AAA Group cultivar baxijiao chromosome BXJ2-5, Cavendish_Baxijiao_AAA, whole genome shotgun sequence genomic interval TCCGATCACAAGGTTATTTTGGATGGAAACTCAACTTCGTCAAACTCATTGAGCGATGGGGGACGAGAGCAACAGCGGCGCGGCGACGGCGCAGCAGAAGGAGCTCGATGTCATCTTGAAGGGCGTCGACatgagcgacgagatgcggagccACGCATGTGCCTGTGCTCGCGCCGTATGAAGCAAGAACCATTTTCCTGTTCTTTTGTGTCGATCGACCCGAGTCTTTCCCTTTTTCATGTTCCTTAGCTTCGATCGCGTTCGATCAGTGCCGGCTATTTCTTGGGCTCATTATTCTTGTGGTTTTTTGTGGGAAATTAGGCGTTCCAAGAGCATACTGTGGAGAAGAACATCGCCGAGTACATCAAAAAGGAGTTCGACGCCAAATACGGGCAGAGTTGGCACTGCATTGTGGGTCGCAACTTCGGTACACGCATCGATCTTGTTTTGCCATCTTCTTCTTGTGCTTAATCCTTGATGTTTATTGTGCTATGTGGTCCACATTGGACGATCTTCTGGTTCATTTTCCTTTTGCTGGTAGGGTTTTAATTTTAAGAGCTAAATGGATAGATAATAGTTCTTAGTTTATctcatttcattattaaaatttctttcttcttctgatAGTACTTGTTTGGCTAATTTTTATGTTGCTGTTCTTTTCCATGCTTTATACGGGATACAAACTGGAATTGGTGAAGCTGTGGAATCTATCCAGCGGTCTATCATTTTTTGCCTCTGAATAGTGTTTCCATGCTATCATCTTTCTGTTCTGGAATTGTTCTGTATATTCTTTTAAGGTATTGAATGTAATTGGTGGTATCGAACCTAATAGCATATATGTCCATGATTTATGTGGCCCAGAAATCGAAGACCTTGAATTTTGAAATTTTGGTCCTTTATTTATTGCCCAAGGGCAAAATTAAAATTAACAGAGGATCCAAAGACTAATCTGTTACAGTCTTATCTAAATGCTCAAAACTTATTCAGTTTTGATCCAAACTTTAAAATTAGGGTCATCAACTTAGGAAACGATGAGATATATATTTAGTTTGTCATACATATTTCATCTTTTGTTTTATGGTTTTATTTACAATTTCTGAATTACCATGTGTTACTTATGTGTCATTCTAGTTGTTAATGGATGAAAGTAAAAGTTCATGGATCATTTAGTGATAAAATTTGTATATGATATTTATTTTgatcattttataaaatattttagggTGAGCATTGGTTGCttattttgagcttgagtgatcaAGATTTGAGTCACGAAAATGGTCTTTCATGTCCTGTATTGATAAAAATCTTGTGCATAGGATACACTCATTGGCATCGTGGTAATATTGCTTATTTGTGGTCTAGTTATTAGGGTTTGAGTCATAGAAATTTGTGTTTTTATAAGTGTTAGGcaccaaggtcccaaaatgctTGAGGCCCCAACGAAACAAGACgctctagaatattaaaatataaaaaaatagaggAAGGTAGGGAAGGAGAGAGCAGCGGTGGAGGAAGCTATGGATGAAGGTGGCAGCGAATGAAGCTGCAGATGAAGGTGGCTAACGGAGCTAACGATGAAGTTAGCAACATTGGATGTAGGGTTTCACTTCGAAAGGCACTCAATGCCTAGGCGCAGGCGAGCGCCCTGGTAGGGCTTCATTGAAATGCCTCGTTCGGAGGTTTTGCTAGGCGCTCCTGCTTTACCTCACCTCGCCCAAGGGCCTTTTGAAAACACTGATATAAATGACTTAAGGGATAAGGTTGTGTATATTGACCCTTATCAGATCTTGCAAGAGCTTTATGCCATAGTGAATTGATCTTCTTAGTCACCTTGGAAGGCTTGGAGCCATGAGGATCTCTACTAGCATGCATTGAATGGACCATTCTTCTCATAATAAGCCTTTGCCCTATCACTTTGACGGGTTATCAACATTAGGTTTGCAAAGTCCAAAATCCAAATATACAACCACACACACACTCATATATTTCAGCCATATAGAGCTCGGACAAGCCCAGCCTCGTTTGTCTTAAAGATGGCTGAGAAAGATGAGACCATGGTTTAAAAAACCATCTGAACTGATATGCATTAGGTAGTGTGTGGTCTTATTGAAAATTGACCCATGGACTAAACCATTTTAGGCGATTCAAGTCGATAAAGGATTTCTAGTTAGATACCCTTATAAATCCTCCTCCttgtccttctctctctctctccgtatcACTCTCAACCTTAGACCTTGTTGCTTATATCGTTGCTCTTCTACCGCCAGTGATTTGTTGATAGATTTTTCTTCTTTGCTTTCTTCCTCGTTGCTTCTTTtctcttcctccctctcctcttctcttttttCTCCTCTTGGGGTTCTAAAGGCCAAATATGCAATACACTAGACACATTTACCTTAGAAAATGAATCAAACAACGGTTTAAATAGGTGCCTGGATGCTCGCTTAGGCGCTCAAGCGAGGTGAAGCCATAGCGCCTCATAGGTGGACTAAGCGGTGCGCTTCAATGAGGTGTTGCCTTGGCACACGCCTGAACCCAGGCGCCAGGCACCTCGGGCGAGCATCTAGCTCAAATGAAGCAACCGAACCAAACTTTTAAGTTTGGTTCAGTTCAATAatggattgaaccaactaatcaaTTGCTTACCTGCAAAAGTCACCCCCTCACACCCGCGCGACCCCGAGCTATCAACCCTAGCACTACTTCTGCTTCCGCCGCCAATGATTTATGTCGTTGTCTTCGCCGCAGACGTAGTGGACCACGACTTCCTCTGTCGCCAATGGATGGCTCGACGGCCTAGCCCTCGTTCGTAGCTTCCTTCCACCATTGCTGCTTTCGTGTGTCGTTTCTTCCACCATCAAGAGAGAGGACCGTAGCTTCCTCCACCACCAACGGACACCTCTGAAGCTTCCTCCGCCCATGACGTCATCGTCCGTAGCTTTTGCCGCTGCTGTTGTCTGCAGCTTCCGTCACTGCTGTTGTTACTGTCCGTAGCTTTGGCTGCTGCCATCCGCAGCTTACCTCACTGTCGCGGTTGTCATCCGTAGCTTCCTCTGTCGTCGTTGTAGCCTTCCGCAGCTTCCTTCGCTGTCGCGGTTGTCATCCGTAGCTTCCTCTATCGTCGTTGTTGCCATCCGCAGCTTCCTCCGTCATAGCTGCCTTCTCCATCCCCACTTTCCACTGTCGGTGACACTTTTCTCCCCCTCTGCTACTGTTAACAATTCTTTTCTCTCCCTCTAACTACCGTTAATAGAAGATTGTTAACTACTATACAAAACAAATATATCTCTTTGCTCTTAACAATAAAgtaagcctgcaatgggatatattaagatggtactttagatctttttaatttaatgtcatacttttatttatataatcatttttatcaattatatgatatattttttatattttaatagttCAGAGCGTCTTGCTTCGCTCAAGTGAGTGCTTAGTGCCTCAGGCATTTTGGGACATTGGTGTCTTTTGGCACTtagtgttttttaaatcactataaTCAAAAGACGAAAATAGAGGAAGGAAAGAGCAAAAATAAATATCTCCAAGTGTGAGTCTTAATTTAGATACGATAAGCCAAGCCTCATTCAACCGAGAGACAATCGAGAAAGAAAAGATCATGGATTAAAAGGACTGCTTGGACTAGTATGAATTGGACAGTAAATGCAATCCTCTTGAAAATGGATCGTGGACTAGACCATTTCAGGTGGTTTGGGTTGGTTAAGGATTGTTAATTAAATTTCGTTACCATTCATCCTACTCTCTCTTTCTGTCAGTTGTTGTCAACCTTGGGCCTATGCGAACCGGATAATAAGTATGACCTAATAAAAAATTGAACCATGGATCAAAACATTTCAGGTTGTCTGAGTTGGTTTATGATTTTAATTAACTATCCTTATTAcccatcacctctctctctctctctctctctataaatgtCAACCCTCAACCTCATGTCTTAAGCTGTTGGTGCTAGCTTGATTGCCCACTGCTTGCATCAATCGGGAATTCTTGCTAATTGTTTGATGCATGGTATTTCTCCTCcttcacctcctcttcctcctcttctccatgTCTCTTCCTCCTTGCCCTCCCCTCgacttctcctcctcttttccttttcttcttgggCACGAAACTACCTTGGGCACCCAACCTAGTGACCTTCATGTTGTACTTTCAAAGATGCAGAAATCCAGTTTGTACTTTTGAAAGTCTTTCTTCTTTATTCGAATCCTCGAATTGTCTTTTCTATAGATGGAAGAGATTGTTATTCTTGAATGCCAGATGGCAACTTCTTGTCACAATGGGGGGAGTGAGCCGTATTGAGCAACCCCTTCAATTCAGAGGAGACGAGGATGATTTCTTCACCCCTTCGAATTGGGAGGAATTGGAGGATCTCACTAAGAGAGGTTACGAACCTTGATCATCTAGTTGAGGTTGTTCTGGCACATGTTACAAGACTGCCCAATCGTAAAGAACAATGGCCACGAGGGTAGTCCTACCAAAGGACCCAAAGGACAGCTTGATTGCATGATGTCTCTGTCTCGAGATCCTGACATGGTCATAGGGTAACATGGAGGCACGAAGCTTCACCGATAGAATGACTTGCACAGTTCGGACAATGTAGATTTGTGACAATTTTTTGTTACCTATGATATCCATGTTTCAGGTTTATGCTTGAAATCTGTTTGCTTTGATTGCTAAGCTGAGAGAGGCCAGTTTTTGGAAGAAGCACTGCTTTGAATAATATTAGAAGTAGCATATGTGAATATATATTTGGGGTTGGCCATTGGAATTTTTGCTAGACTGAATGAAGGTGCAAGAATTCTGCTTATTTAGCTTCACTAATCAAGTAATTGATTCTATGCTCATAAGATCGGCATGAAATCTGTTTACCGTTTTCCCTCTCCGTTTACTGTGTAGCCATAGAGATCTGGATCGTATAATTATAGTTTGTAATTGTACTTCTGGTTGTGCAGGATCATATGTGACACATGAGGCCAAACATTTCATCTATTTCTATATGGATTCAAAGGCTGTGTTGTTATTCAAGTCTGGTTGACAGTTTCTTCCTGAGTTGGCATGCCCACTTCACTTCATACATCTTATTCACCTCCAAACTTGGCTTGAGCCTACTTTATTGTATGTTCTGAGTGTTCATCCTTTATTTATTTCCTCGGTTCTTTTCTGCGTGCTTCTCAGCTCAGTTGGTCGGTTCAAAGATGCCTCTCCATACTAAAATAGTTCAGCAGCTCTTAGAAGTGAATATAGCAGTACTCTGGCCTGATGATAGCCAGTTGTAATGCATTTGGTGTTTTCACTTAACTGCTGTTTCATCTACCCATGTTAATATTTAGTTTCAAGCATTATTGCTAGGTATAGTGGTTATCTATATTGGAGTGTTACTGTCGTCTATAAAAGTTATGTTATCTGGGGcagtctatacatatatataattattgataattcatctacatatatatatatatatatatatatatatatatatatatatatatatatatatatatatatatatggatggaTCTTCAACCCCACTTTTTTCCAACTAGATATTTAACTCAGTTTTGTGAAGGAAGGGGCTCCACCCTACTATAATCTCAATCACAGTTCTGaaggggtatatatatatatatatatatataccccttCAGAACTGTGATTGAGATGAGACTCTTGCCCGTAAATAACAGAGGCCGCATATAATGACAGTGACACGAATGTAAACATTTGACTGGTGCAACCAAAACTCAGACCTTCGTTAGTGGAGATTGATGTTTCTTTCTGTCCTTCTGTACCAcgtcaaagaggaggcaaacct includes:
- the LOC103972700 gene encoding uncharacterized protein LOC103972700, producing MGDESNSGAATAQQKELDVILKGVDMSDEMRSHACACARAAFQEHTVEKNIAEYIKKEFDAKYGQSWHCIVGRNFGSYVTHEAKHFIYFYMDSKAVLLFKSG